A stretch of bacterium DNA encodes these proteins:
- the recN gene encoding DNA repair protein RecN: protein MLCELEIADFKLLHDTRLTFGPGMTAITGETGVGKSMLLGALGFLLGEKVGEDVFAQATGEVKVLGTFLLDPARPEVQSLIAAGIWEPEEEGEFLLERSVVRGGRSRVFLNGRRISLGVLQQISEALMDLLGQNQVRYLTRIDPATLLDSLGDPEHRAACLAMEQAFRTLKKARSALAAAEQQRAAALERHSFLEFQHQELTIAQLMPDEEARLNQEQQRLASIAELRQAAGEAATLLQESAPESPAVYDQLAAVLERVELLADLDADWAVCREQLAGMLEQLQEWGRQLLHYSEQLEGDPERLHRVDRRLAQLEQLKRKYRLDFAGLLALRDQVATDLELIEGGEEQMALLQQEVAQAESTARQAAALLHARRIALAPLVEARLLGHLKDLNLAHARVEFRIEADPSALGASGSDHVDLLLATAPREALQPFQQIASGGEVTRLALAFKALQAFPPLQSLMVVDEGDLGIGGDTAFQVGAKFRELSQWQQVLIVSHLPQVAACAAQHLAVRRDLAGDRITIVPVEGDARVAELARMLGDRIDQSAARELASSYLREATGVASG from the coding sequence ATGCTCTGCGAACTCGAGATCGCCGACTTCAAGCTCCTCCACGACACCCGGCTGACCTTCGGACCGGGCATGACCGCCATCACCGGCGAGACCGGGGTAGGCAAGTCCATGCTCCTTGGTGCCCTCGGCTTTTTGCTCGGTGAAAAGGTGGGCGAGGATGTCTTCGCGCAGGCCACCGGGGAAGTGAAAGTGCTGGGGACCTTCCTGCTCGACCCGGCCCGTCCGGAGGTCCAGAGCCTGATCGCCGCTGGCATCTGGGAGCCCGAAGAAGAGGGGGAGTTCCTCCTCGAGCGCTCGGTGGTCCGTGGCGGACGTTCCCGGGTTTTCCTCAATGGCCGTCGCATTTCGCTGGGGGTCCTGCAGCAGATCAGCGAAGCGCTCATGGACCTGCTCGGGCAAAACCAGGTCCGCTACCTCACACGGATCGATCCGGCGACGCTCCTCGATTCGCTCGGCGATCCCGAACACCGTGCAGCATGTCTCGCGATGGAGCAGGCCTTCCGCACCCTCAAAAAAGCACGATCCGCACTTGCGGCAGCCGAACAGCAACGGGCGGCCGCCCTGGAGCGACACAGCTTTCTGGAGTTCCAGCATCAGGAACTGACCATCGCGCAGCTGATGCCCGATGAGGAAGCGCGTCTCAACCAGGAGCAGCAGCGACTGGCCAGCATCGCCGAGTTGCGACAGGCCGCGGGGGAAGCGGCCACGCTCCTGCAGGAAAGCGCCCCGGAGTCGCCGGCAGTCTATGACCAGCTGGCGGCGGTCCTGGAGCGGGTGGAACTCCTCGCGGACCTCGACGCGGACTGGGCCGTCTGTCGCGAACAACTGGCCGGGATGCTGGAGCAGCTCCAGGAGTGGGGACGTCAGCTGCTCCATTACAGCGAGCAGCTGGAGGGGGATCCCGAACGGCTGCATCGTGTCGACCGCCGTCTGGCGCAACTGGAGCAACTCAAGCGGAAGTACCGCCTCGATTTCGCGGGGCTTCTGGCGCTGCGGGATCAGGTCGCCACTGATTTGGAACTCATCGAAGGGGGCGAAGAGCAGATGGCGCTGCTGCAGCAAGAGGTCGCTCAGGCAGAAAGCACTGCGCGGCAGGCAGCTGCGCTCCTGCATGCCCGTCGGATCGCCCTCGCCCCCCTGGTTGAGGCACGGCTGTTGGGGCATCTGAAGGACCTGAATCTGGCGCATGCCCGGGTGGAGTTCCGGATCGAAGCGGACCCGTCGGCTCTAGGAGCCTCGGGAAGCGACCATGTGGACCTGTTGCTGGCGACTGCTCCCCGGGAAGCGCTGCAGCCCTTCCAGCAGATAGCTTCAGGTGGGGAAGTGACACGCCTGGCGCTGGCGTTCAAGGCGCTGCAGGCCTTCCCGCCGTTGCAGTCGTTGATGGTGGTGGACGAAGGGGATTTGGGTATTGGTGGGGATACGGCATTCCAGGTGGGAGCGAAGTTCCGGGAGCTCAGCCAGTGGCAGCAGGTGCTGATCGTGAGTCACTTGCCGCAGGTGGCGGCCTGTGCCGCCCAGCATCTGGCGGTGCGACGAGATCTGGCGGGGGACCGCATCACCATCGTGCCGGTGGAGGGGGATGCACGGGTCGCGGAACTGGCGCGAATGCTGGGGGACCGGATCGACCAGTCGGCGGCCCGGGAACTGGCGTCCAGCTATCTGCGAGAAGCCACAGGTGTTGCTTCAGGCTGA
- the rnpA gene encoding Ribonuclease P protein component encodes MNRRPTLRRRDEFQRAYRKGTRAFQDFLQLRYLVRGDDGPLRLGIVIRSAVIRRAVRRNRVRRMLRESIRQLLPQVPSGIDLVLITQGEPACDHQRYIDAVVQRGLRKCGVMGLEPPPWPTELPANRFAVREGAGA; translated from the coding sequence ATGAACCGACGCCCGACACTGCGCCGCCGCGATGAGTTCCAGCGGGCCTATCGCAAGGGGACCCGGGCCTTTCAGGATTTCCTGCAACTTCGCTACCTCGTCCGGGGCGATGATGGCCCCCTGCGTCTCGGCATCGTCATCCGCAGCGCGGTGATCCGACGGGCGGTCCGACGCAACCGGGTGCGCCGTATGCTGCGGGAATCGATCCGCCAGCTGCTGCCCCAGGTTCCCTCCGGGATCGACCTGGTGCTGATCACCCAGGGGGAGCCTGCCTGCGACCATCAGCGTTACATCGATGCCGTCGTCCAGCGGGGATTACGGAAGTGCGGCGTGATGGGTCTGGAGCCACCGCCCTGGCCCACTGAACTCCCCGCCAACCGTTTCGCGGTCCGGGAAGGGGCGGGGGCATGA
- the yidD gene encoding putative membrane protein insertion efficiency factor: protein MKRLLVGAIHLYRRFLGIHLPPVCRFQPTCSHYAEEALERHGVLKGSMLAGWRLLRCNPWGESGWDPVPAGHWGAAWRRRLIGAPLPPPTEGDPS, encoded by the coding sequence ATGAAGCGGTTGCTGGTCGGGGCGATCCATCTGTATCGTCGGTTTCTGGGGATCCATCTGCCGCCGGTCTGTCGCTTCCAGCCGACCTGTTCGCACTACGCGGAGGAGGCGCTGGAGCGGCATGGAGTCCTGAAAGGGAGTATGCTCGCCGGTTGGCGCCTGTTGCGCTGCAATCCGTGGGGCGAATCGGGGTGGGACCCGGTCCCTGCGGGGCATTGGGGGGCGGCCTGGCGGCGTCGACTCATCGGCGCGCCCCTCCCACCACCCACTGAAGGGGACCCGTCCTAA
- the yidC gene encoding Membrane protein insertase YidC gives MIDAIAQLLTSILLFLHATIVPDWGWAILVLTLLVRAAIWPLTRAQVESMKKMQALAPQMKELEVKYKDDPEKKAQETLRIYTANKINPLSGCLPVLIQMPVLIGMFVALRDPRFTKQLPGFDNASFFGMRLIVKPLEMSPFPEIERIPGMFDLAQLIAHPFMYDRFLYLPAMGLFVLYIVSSWFYSKQMQAQSAATMDANQKMMSNMMMFMLLYFGLIFPVGLLLYFVVSNFIQMIQQQLTPSAVPAAAVAEASVQDASGAKVAAEVLDPSDPKASARLRGKRRKAAPESTEADPDS, from the coding sequence ATGATCGACGCCATCGCTCAGCTCCTGACGAGCATTCTGCTCTTCCTCCACGCCACCATCGTCCCCGACTGGGGCTGGGCCATCCTGGTCCTGACCCTCCTCGTGCGCGCGGCCATCTGGCCCCTCACCCGCGCCCAGGTGGAGAGCATGAAGAAGATGCAGGCCCTGGCACCTCAGATGAAGGAACTGGAGGTGAAGTACAAGGACGACCCTGAGAAAAAGGCGCAGGAAACCCTCCGGATCTACACCGCCAACAAGATCAATCCCCTGTCGGGCTGCCTGCCGGTGCTGATCCAGATGCCGGTCCTCATCGGGATGTTTGTCGCCCTGCGCGACCCCCGCTTCACCAAGCAGCTGCCTGGCTTCGACAATGCTTCTTTCTTCGGAATGCGCCTGATCGTGAAGCCCCTCGAGATGAGCCCCTTCCCGGAGATCGAGCGGATTCCGGGGATGTTCGACCTCGCCCAACTCATCGCGCATCCCTTCATGTACGACCGCTTTCTGTATCTGCCGGCCATGGGCCTGTTCGTTTTGTACATCGTGTCCTCCTGGTTCTACTCCAAGCAGATGCAGGCGCAGTCTGCGGCCACCATGGACGCCAATCAGAAAATGATGAGCAACATGATGATGTTCATGCTGCTCTACTTCGGGCTCATCTTCCCGGTGGGCTTGCTCCTCTACTTCGTGGTCTCAAACTTCATTCAGATGATCCAGCAGCAACTGACCCCCTCGGCGGTACCCGCCGCTGCGGTAGCCGAGGCGAGCGTCCAGGATGCCTCCGGAGCAAAGGTCGCTGCCGAAGTGCTGGACCCCTCCGACCCGAAGGCTTCCGCCCGACTTCGGGGCAAGCGGCGGAAGGCCGCGCCGGAATCCACTGAAGCGGACCCCGACTCCTGA
- the grpE_1 gene encoding Protein GrpE — MTDSHAPFLDGRSFRDASEEASHTDEPILPPAVEDEADAVILPLEDVPAADPDLAPTDDPAAQLHAALHDLKLERASFQTYRARVDKEKAEIRKYGGQELAGDLLRVLDYFEMSLTFDLPALDPQAQAVIEGVKYTVQELHRVLEQHGIEAINTGAGFDPSCMEVIGTEVAADVAPNTILSVATRGYRFRDRVLRPARVVLAAAPSAEEDAAPAAS, encoded by the coding sequence ATGACTGACTCCCACGCGCCGTTTTTGGACGGTCGCTCTTTCCGGGATGCCTCGGAAGAGGCGTCACATACCGATGAGCCCATCCTCCCCCCGGCGGTGGAGGATGAAGCCGACGCCGTGATCCTGCCGCTGGAAGATGTTCCGGCGGCGGATCCGGACCTCGCCCCGACCGATGACCCGGCGGCCCAGCTCCACGCGGCGCTGCATGACCTGAAGCTGGAGCGGGCCTCATTCCAGACCTACCGCGCCCGGGTCGACAAGGAAAAGGCGGAGATCCGCAAGTATGGTGGGCAGGAACTGGCGGGGGACCTGCTGCGGGTCCTGGATTACTTCGAGATGTCCCTCACCTTCGATCTGCCAGCGCTGGACCCCCAGGCGCAGGCGGTCATCGAAGGGGTGAAGTACACGGTCCAGGAACTGCATCGGGTCCTGGAGCAGCATGGCATCGAAGCCATCAACACCGGGGCGGGTTTCGACCCCTCCTGCATGGAAGTCATCGGGACCGAAGTCGCTGCCGATGTCGCCCCCAACACGATCCTGTCGGTGGCGACCCGGGGCTATCGCTTCCGCGATCGGGTGCTGCGTCCGGCGCGGGTGGTCCTCGCCGCAGCACCCTCGGCTGAAGAGGACGCGGCGCCGGCTGCATCGTAA